Below is a genomic region from Fibrobacter sp. UBA4297.
TTCAAGGCAAATGCACTGCGGGCACTGTAAGGGCTCGGCTCGGTTCCGGTATCGTTTACCGGCAAAAGCTGAATGATATTGAACCCGCAGAACTTGGCCCACTGGGCGAACGGAATCAAGTCCAGAAATTCGCCAATGCCGATGCTGTGTTTGCTGTGAAGACTGAAAAGGGGAACGGCTACGCCGGTTTGAAAGGAAGTTAAATCACCATATCGCATGCTTCAAATATAACTCTAATTTTGTAAAAGAATCTTTTAAATTGCTAGCAAATAAAAAAAGGCTCGGAAACCCGAGACCAATTTTCATCTATCCTGATCAGTTTTTTTATTAAGCGCGCTTAGCGTACTTCTTAAAGCTCTTGATCAAGAGGGCGGCGAGAATGCAATACATTTAGACTCCTTGTTTTTGACGGCGCCAATATTAACAAAGTTTTACTAACACGTCAAGGTATTTTAGTATATATTTCGGCAACTTTTTTGGACATTTCGTCCATAACAAAATGCCACCCGACACTTGTCGCCCCCTAAAACAGCAAAGCCACGGAAAACCGTGGCATCGCGTTCGTTAGTTGGAGAGAGAGTAAACTTTTTTCGATTAAGCGCGCTTTGCGTATTTCCTAAAGCTCTTAATCAAGAGGGCAGCGAGAATGCAGTACATTGTTTTGACTCCTTGTTTTTGACGGCGCCAATATTAACAAAATTTTACTAACGTTTCAAGGGGGAAAAATATAAATTTCGCGAAAATTTTTCGAAACCGACGCAAATGGTTCACATCTTCAACATTGTCATGCCGGACACCGTTCCGGCATCGCCATTGACACGAACAAATCCGCGATTTCACCAATATATTGCAATCTCCGGGGTGGAAATTTGGTAAATTATGGGCTATGAAACGATTTTTGCTTTTATGTCTCGGTTTAACAGCATTTGTAAACGCAAAGCCATCTCTTCAAGTCGATAGCGACCGCATCGAAGCGGGTCAGACATTCAATTTGCAGTTCGTTGTTCCGATTCAGGAACTCCCGCAGGACAGAGGTGCGCTCCGCCTCGAAACACGCAACAATTTCAAGTTTCTCGGGCTCGACAGTGCCGACCAGGTGATGCGCCCGGACATGGACGATATTTTCAACTCGTTTTTCGGCGGAGGCGGAAGGCCTTACAAGGCTCGCGTCTATTCTTTTAAAGTCAGAGCCCCGAAGAAGACTGGTACGCAGGACCTCGGAACGCTCACATGGATGATTGGCGGTGAAGCCAATGTCGTGAGCAGCAAAATCCCGGTCAGCGTTCAACGTTCCTATAGCGACGACGCACTCGCCGTAAGCCTTACCCCGAGCAAAAAGTCCATTTACGAAGGTGAACAGTTCAGCGTCACCCTCAGTCTCCACACTTTTGAGCACTTCCAGGGCGGCCTCCAGGCGACCGACATGAGCACCGGTAACGATTTCATCGTCCACCGCAACGACCTCTCGAATCTGGATTTCAAGCCGGTCGAAGGTGCCCGCCGCGAAATGAAGGCATCCGCAAAATTTGCATGGCTTAGCCCGACCAAGAGCGGCACGCTCCAAATTCCGCCATTCAAGTTCAAGTACACCAAGCTCGGCGAACCCAAAGTTGTCGAAGAAAAGAAGCAAATGGGCGGCATGTCGTTCTCTAGCAGAAGCGTCAAACAGGAATCCATCGAAACGGAAACCTCCACCGCCCCGCTTTCTATTACCGTTCTCCCGCTCCCGACCGAAGGCAAGCCCAACGACTTTTCGGGCATGGTCGGTAACTACAGCTTTAGCGCTAATTTTGACCGCACAAACCTCAAGGTTGGCGAAGCATTGACGCTCGCGATCAGCATCAAGGGCGACGGCACTCCGGGCACCATCACAGACCCGAAGCTCCCCGACTTTAGCGAATTCCGCTCGGTGCCCCCCGAAAACAGCATCGACAAGAAAGTCAAGGGCAACAAGGTTGTCACCACGAAAAACATCAAGGTGTTCCTCTACCCGAAGAAAAAGGGAACCTTTGAAATACCTGCCATTACATATTCCTGGTTCAACCCCGCTAAAAAGAAGTACGAAACAGCATCGGCAGGCCCGTGGACCATCGAAGTTGAAAAGAGCGACGCCCCCGCAGAACCCGTTTATCAAGCTCCGGTTTCCGCAGGCACAGGCACTTCGACGCCAGCCGTCCAAAAGCAAGAAATTGAATTCCTCGGCAGCGACATCCGCTTTATTCACCCGATTACGGACAAGTCCGAAACGGCAGCCCCGCATAGGAGCGTGCTCTTCTGGATTCTTTTCCTCGCAGCCATTCCATTCTACCTGATTGCAAACTTTGCCATCACGCGAAGCCGCAAGCGCAACAGCAACACGGCGCTCGTCCGCAAGGGTAAGGCAAACAAGTTGCTCAAGGAAAAGTTCGCAAACGCC
It encodes:
- a CDS encoding BatD family protein, whose translation is MKRFLLLCLGLTAFVNAKPSLQVDSDRIEAGQTFNLQFVVPIQELPQDRGALRLETRNNFKFLGLDSADQVMRPDMDDIFNSFFGGGGRPYKARVYSFKVRAPKKTGTQDLGTLTWMIGGEANVVSSKIPVSVQRSYSDDALAVSLTPSKKSIYEGEQFSVTLSLHTFEHFQGGLQATDMSTGNDFIVHRNDLSNLDFKPVEGARREMKASAKFAWLSPTKSGTLQIPPFKFKYTKLGEPKVVEEKKQMGGMSFSSRSVKQESIETETSTAPLSITVLPLPTEGKPNDFSGMVGNYSFSANFDRTNLKVGEALTLAISIKGDGTPGTITDPKLPDFSEFRSVPPENSIDKKVKGNKVVTTKNIKVFLYPKKKGTFEIPAITYSWFNPAKKKYETASAGPWTIEVEKSDAPAEPVYQAPVSAGTGTSTPAVQKQEIEFLGSDIRFIHPITDKSETAAPHRSVLFWILFLAAIPFYLIANFAITRSRKRNSNTALVRKGKANKLLKEKFANARAALKSGDGKAFYAALENGLIDYLSNLTNVEFKGMTRPQMKQELAKRGVKEETISDIDSWLEKCSFVRFAPVTASTEEQSQMLADVEKLCEALKL